TTATCAGAATGAAAATAAGAGCTTAGAGGAATGCATATGATGGTTGAAAGAAGAATATGTGAGAAAAACTTTTTCATTCTGATATATGCTTTTTGTTTGCATATATAATAGTGCCAAAGATTTATATGTAGTGATTGACATGTTATATTATAATAtgtatttgtatatattttttaaagtaTATAAGATATATGGCCTATGATTTATATGCTTTTTGCTTCTCTGCAATAATCCAGGTAGTTCCACATGAGAAATAGAGGGAGTTGGGTTTTGTGTTCAGGTTCACAGCTACCACCCCAAGAGcatgttttgttgtgagttGACTTGGGACACAGCTTTTTCCTCTTCCCAAACGAGGAATTTTTTGTGTTCTTGAATGTTTTAAGAGTTCATATTTTGTAtgtgaaagagaagagaaagacaAAGCAACATAACAACCAATGTTTAATCACATCTGAAAGAGCAAGAGAAATAGCTAGATAGTGAATATATTAAGAGCAATTGTTGTGggtgttttgattttttaagcTATGGGTGTATGCATATGCTGACACCTTTGAATGCATAGGAGATGATTAAAGGTAACTTTGTAATTATGAACCATggtgaaactttaatgtcggaTGAGAATATTTGGCATTATTCtaataatatatacatatatatatatatatatatatatatatatatatatatatatatatatatgtatccTATGACTACAACAAAAGAGATGTGGATGGAGTGTTACATGTAAATTGCCAAGGGGAAAATTAtgttaatatataaaattacacTTGCATCTAAATGACCTACAAAGAAAATTGAGATAAATGAGTGGTACTAACTTCTCAGGAATCCACTATGGGTATCGAGTCATTATGTTCTCATTTCTTAACTATACAATGCTTTGATTATAATTAACTAAGTCAATAACTGTTCCCATTTCTCAATCATAATACAAAGCTTATTATCAACGAAAGAGAAATGTACATAGTGTTTTACTTTTCCAAGAAAATTATAATCTTTTAGTAAGGCAATCACCACTATATTTCATTCACTTATGCGTCACTTTAGGTGTATGTTGGATTCTAAGTTTAGAATCtatatatactttataaaagaGAATCACTAGAAGAGAGACTCTGCTGATGTGTCgctctcagattaattctcttCAATGAAGGCCTTACTCAGCCAAAAATTTTGCCCTTCACCGCCCTAACTCCGCCCTAACTGTCCAATCTAATTTCTTCCTTTaacatttcaaaattaaataatatattattggCATTAAACCCTAATCCTATAtagtatattattatttttattgatagtttaaaatatattattggcattaataaaaatataagaataaataaagtaattttatgaataaatatatataattataactAATTTTAAGTAAAAATATGCTACACAAGAATAAAAGATCTTATAAATATCTAAATTAATATGATTAGATTAAAATtagttattaaaaaatataacacaAGAACTAATATTTACAAGAAATTTCTTTAGTGTttacatttattatttttaataatttgagGGTAAATACATATAAAAGTATTGAAATTTGATACTAAAAATATGCCTTGCAGAGAATAGAAAGTATtaatatatataagcaaaattTACCGTGCACGGGTAAGAACATTCTATGAGAAAATATAGGTAAAAGTTGTGTGAAATTTTGCGGGTTGTGTGATATTTTTTatagttttgttttgttgaaagcccatatttttttttctctcttaatTCTGGCATCTAAAAAAATCGGCAAATATTGATTTTAgtatatcaattttgttttgaatCTTTGTTTTGGTAACAAGAGCAAAATCAACCATGCACAAGTAAGAACATtttacataaaaattaaactcaatCATTTATACGCCACATGTGCAAAATTAGTTAAATTGGTGTATGAGTACGGAAGACTATAATTGTGTGTCcaaatttatgttttttgaatATTAATAGTGTGTCTATACTTGGTTAAATTGGTGTATGAGTATGattgtttttttataatcaaagtattcactgatgtatcaaatacaatagtgaacttcgccgtgcagcgcacgggcaAAAAACTCTAGTACATGATACATCAATTGAGTGACAGCAATCTTTATTGGTTTACAAGACTCgtataaaactaaaaaattgtTCATGGGAAAGCCATAAATTGGACGTTTGCATTTGGCTGTCTTGGTTGTGACTAGACACATGTTGGGAGACACCAGCTTGACCTTGCACGCCGGCAAGAACTAAACAATGGCGTTAGTCGTTATGACTTGCGGTTTTCATTTTGTTTAATTCTTAtcaaatcattttcatttttagttttttatttggttagCATTTATCAAATTTATTAGTCTAGTGCACCTAACTTTCCCGTGCTTTTAAATTAAAGCACAATTACTTACAAATTTCACTCAAATGGTATATGTTTGCtttttttaagtaaagtttaagATTAAATCTTGTAAATCTTGTGAATGGAAAAAAATTCTTACTAGCAGAGTTAGTTCCATCACAATGTGATATTCCTGCTCCAAACATAATCGTCGTCACCTGTGTGACAAGGCTATTCAGCACTAAAAAATTGAAGCACAATTTGTCCTCtaaaccaaaagaaaggtcaaacAGAAAAAACAAAGTACTAGCAGCATTCCTAAGAAACTTTAGCTGACTCCTAAACTAACAAATTCcttccattttcaaaaacagaGTTAGTTTCATCATAATGTAATGTTTCTGCCTCGAACATGATTGTCACCTGTGACGCAGCTATTCAGCACTAAAAAATTGAAGCACAATTTGTCCTCAAAACCAGAAGAAAGttcaaacagaaaaaaaaagtactaGCAGCAGTCCTAAGAAACTTGAGCTGACTCCTAAACCAACAAATTCCTTCTATTTTCAAAAGCACAAATCCATCTGCATTGACCCCTTCACCCATAATGCAGTCTCTTTGTGACTTAAGACTTCTAAAATCAGGTTTACATTTAAAACACCCTAAATATGACAAATTATGTGTAGACAATTCAATCCAATTCTTAATTAATCTCACCCTGCAGTTCCATATATAACACCACTCAACAATGTTCACAACATTCAATTCCAAACTCCAAACACACACAATGCCTCACACTGTTATGTCAACACTTCTATTACTCTTGTTATTGTACTCATTCTCAACATTGCTCAATGTAGAATCAACCACCACAACCATCAATGTGTGGCCCAAACCAAGAAACCTCACCTGGGCCCCACCACACCAAGCCACACTCCTCTCCCCCACATTCACAATCACCGTCGCCACCCCTCACCGCAACCACCACCTCTCCGCCGCCGTAACCCGCTACACAAACCTCATCAAAACAGAACACCACCGCCCACTAGTCCCCATAGCAGCCAACCTCTCCGCCGACATCCCGCCGCTGCAGTCCCTCACAATCACCGTCACATACCCCGATACACCCCTCCAGCACGGCGTCGACGAGTCCTACACGCTGACTGTCAACGCTCCGGTGGCGACGCTGACAGCGGCGACGGCATGGGGCGCGATGCGGGGGCTGGAGACGCTATCCCAGATTACCTGGGGAGATCCGACGCGCGTGGCGGTGGGAGTGCGTGTGTGGGACGCGCCGCTGTACGGGCACCGCGGCGTGATGTTAGACACGTCGAGGAACTACTTTCCGGTGAAGGATGTGATGAGGTTGGTGGAGGCGATGGGGATGAACAAGGTGAACGTGTTGCACTGGCATGTGACGGACTCGCAGTCTTTTCCGCTGGTGGTTCATTCGGAGCCGGGGCTGGCGGAGAACGGAGCTTACGGGCCTGACATGGTGTATACGCCGGCGGATGTCAAGGCGGTTGTGGAGTTTGGGATGGATCGTGGAGTTCGCGTCATGCCGGAGATTGACTCGCCTGGTAAGTCAACTTATGGTaaatttcaataaataaaaGCCAAAATATCTCATGTTATGAAAAGCTACTTATGTTACCACAATGTGTTGGTTCTACTAGGCATCTATATCTCTTGTAGCTTTTTAATTTTTGGTTCTTAGCACTATTATTATAGGTTTGAAGTGTTACATAAGCTTTAAGCAACTGATAGTAGATTTCGCTTCATTTGAATTCCTAGCCGTATTTATCTGGTATTATAACACCACattatttacattttttatttccataaaataataaaagaaaactaataaAGTTCTGAATGATAGTTAAGTGGTAAAAACTAGGCGACATATGAGTTGGTTGAGGTAGGTCTAGAGATCAATTCCTgtagggtgcaatttatcttttcgatgtataaaaaaatctcataaaacaataaaacaatttggatgagagaaaaataatcaattttatGCTAAAAACTTCTAGCAAAAATATTTGGCAAAAAACTAGTTCTTAGATTTAAGAAGCAAGAGCTCCACATCACTACATCAGCACtcaagttcttaattcttagccTATATACTTACTTCTAAGAGCCTAGTACAAGTTTAAATAAATTTTGAGAAAGACATATTTTTGGAAGAGATATGTAATAGTTTTTTAAACGGGTTAGTTAAAAAAAAGCTACTTATGTTATAAAAATGTTTAAAGTGTTGGCAACCAGCAAAACTTTCATCTAATcaaatttattgttttttatttcttttcttttcattcctATGAAAAGCTActtatgttaaaaaaaatatttaacttGTGTTGGCCTCTCGAATCACATTTCTTTATTTCCCCCCTTCCTCAGACCTTTGCCAAAAGCAAAAATACAGATGTTTGCGACTCATTTTCGTAGAAGTTAGAGAGATTAGTTTTACTCTAGTTTTCAACGGTTAGAGACACTAGTTTCACTTTACTTTTCAACTCATTTGTACTATAATCAATTTTACCAAAATTAACTGTGACAAACACTGATCCAACCACACACTTAGTTAATAAGACAAACTTTGTCTGTTAGGAGCCAGTCATTTGTTTTAATttccaatttaaaaaaaatattctcttGTCTCCTCTAATTGATTGTGTTTTCCTTAACATGATAAACCATTACAAAGTGATGGTTCTAGGAATTATGGTGATTGGTGTTAAAATGAAATTTATGGTGGCAAAGCATAAGGGGTCTTGACTGCAGCTGAACATTAGAATGTGAAATTCTTGGAAATTAGAACCTCACACACAAAGAAATAGAAAACTAAATATTGCAATCTTTCATTAGGTTTAGGCCTGCTAACAAATTAACTAGGCTTTTGTATGATGTTCAAGTTTAAAACATTGTTTCTGCAGTGTTAATCTATACTCTGATTGAAAAACATacctttcttttcctctttcacATAATTTTGATTAAGAAGACAGTGGATCTTTGAATTATGATGATCACTAACAGATAAGAGCTGCATATTAACAGGGCATACAGGATCTTGGGCCTTATCCTACCCTGAGATTGTAACTTGTGCCAACATGTTCTGGTTGCCAGCTGAAGGTGAACCTCTTGCAGCAGAACCAGGAACAGGACATTTGAACCCTTTAATCCCCAAAACCTACCAAGTCCTAAACAATGTCATCCATGACGTGACCACATTGTTCCCAGAAACATTTTACCACGCCGGTGCTGACGAGGTAATCCCTGGTTGCTGGAAAGCTGATCCAACAATTCAGAAATATCTATCAAATGGCGGAACTCTCAACCAAATTCTTGAAGTTTTCATCAACAACACTCTCCCTTTCATCTTATCCCTCAACCGCACTGTTGTCTACTGGGAAGATGTTCTATTAAGCGACACGGTCCATGTTCCGTCCACAATTCTCCCCAAGGAGCATGTGATTCTGCAGACATGGAACAACGGACATGATAACACGAAACAGATTGTTTCTTCTGGATACCGCGCCATTGTGTCGTCAGCGGCCTTCTACTATCTGGATTGTGGGCATGGTGATTTCACTGGTAATAACAGTGCATATGATAACCAAACTGGGATTGACACAGGCAATGGTGGCTCTTGGTGTGGGCCTTTTAAAACATGGCAAACAATGTACAATTATGATATTGCATATGGGTTGAGTGAAGATGAAGCGAAATTGGTTTTGGGTGGGGAAGTGGCTTTGTGGTCAGAACAAGCTGATTCAACTGTTTTGGATTCAAGAATTTGGCCAAGAGCTTCTGCAATGGGTGAAGCACTGTGGTCGGGGAACCGGGATGAAAAGGGTGTGAAGAGATATGGAGAGGCTACTGATAGATTGAATGAATGGAGAAGCAGAATGGTAGCTAGAGGTATTGGGGCTGAGCCCATTCAGCCACTGTGGTGTGTTAAGAATCCTGGTATGTGCAACACGGCTCagccaatataaaaaaaaaggagcTAATCAAGAAaaccttcttttctttttcttttgattgACTCTTTAGTGTTTGAATGCTGTTTAGGCCTCCTCAAAACCTATTGTTCTGTTATGAGAAATTGTAGTTGTCAAAGAATATTCAATTGAACATATCTTGGCGTCAATTGATGTTGTAAGTTGCAGtataattaaaatttcaccaaatGCTGCCTCAAGCAGTATATTGATAGATCAACATGATGATTGATGTTTGTGTTTGGAATCTTGGGTGTTTGCAAGGAGAGGAAGTTGAATTAGGACTAGTAATGAATTTGATTATTCTTTTAACTTCTCTGAAtcattattcatttttattttgatcGATTAAACAACCACTGGCTACTAAATACTTCATTGTACATACTGTGAAATATCTAGAACAAATTCATGATAAGATAGCAAGTGGTGAAATTGGAGCTGAACTTTTAGGTCTGAATTTTGTCTGTGACATTGTAAGTTAAAACTAATTTGCAATTTGCAGCACTAGCAAAGGTCATTGCAAGTTTGACCTTTGATATGAAAGTGACTCTATCTGACCATAACAAAAAACCATTCAGAGAGTCAGAGATTATCAAATCTAAAAGGAAGAAAGAATCAAACTAGATTTCTGATTGTATTTTGCAATCAAAATTTGACCAAAAATCACTTGTAACTAAACAAGAACGATTGCAAGCTTTGAAATTTGGGTGACAGGTTCATGgctttatgtttttgtttatcGGTTTAGTTACAGTTACAGGTTTTCTTGATGTCTATTCTGGTGCCATGTATTTGATATACGATCAAAGTGGAGATGCTCTGAAGTTGTTTGTACAATGCTCGAAATGATAGGGTTTTTCGAAGTTCAAAATTAGtcaatgttattttttattgtaTGAGAAATTTAGAATGCATATCAATTGGTTATCCATAGGATATGTTCAATACAATGTTCTTCACGAATGGATAATAAAATCTCTGGAATTTGTGATCGCCTAATGAGTTGTTGCACTTCTTTAATATTCCTTATGCTCTCCATTACCGAATTGGCTTCTACCCATGATAGGTCATCAAAAACCCATAAAGTTTCCAGCTTGTAATCTGAACATACATTTGATCATGTTAAGGGGCATGTTGTGCCTTCATAGTTGTCTGAAAACATCCTTCAGGTCGGCTAAGTGATCTCTATAGCCCTCATGATCAAGACGATCATGTTGTCCTTATATCTATACAGTATAGACTTTAAGATTCCAACCTATTTTCAAGTGAAAAACCTTTATTGTTGTTCACTAGTGAGTGGCTCCTTCTCCCGCATTTTTAGTCTGATAGTTATCTTCTCCTCATTGTCCGAGGACATTGGTATTTTGTTGCACCCGAAATATACGCCCAAGAAAAATTGGGTACGATATCGAAACGAGTTTTCAATCAAAGAATCGATGTTTGGGAGAGGAAATTAATAGTTTGTGAAGGCTTTATTTAGTTTGGGAATGAGTTGTTTTAGACGCTTCTTTACTAGGAACACACTCATTGttgtcaatctctagagattacCTAATCTCGTGGAAGAGAGGTAATCTCGTAACGTAATCTCGTAAGAGATTACCTCATgcaaaaataatacttttaaaactataataatgaTTAAGTCACACTAATTGTACAAAAAATTATCCAAATTATCCAACAATGACAAttaaaatcatgcataaaattaccaaatatcCAAACCTAAGGTACGTAAGTCATAACAAGTAAACAAAACATCAATACAAGTTAGGATAAACTTAAAACAAGAACAAATAAGTCACTAGTCATCCAAATTTAAAATCCTACAAC
This portion of the Lotus japonicus ecotype B-129 chromosome 3, LjGifu_v1.2 genome encodes:
- the LOC130748231 gene encoding beta-hexosaminidase 2; its protein translation is MFTTFNSKLQTHTMPHTVMSTLLLLLLLYSFSTLLNVESTTTTINVWPKPRNLTWAPPHQATLLSPTFTITVATPHRNHHLSAAVTRYTNLIKTEHHRPLVPIAANLSADIPPLQSLTITVTYPDTPLQHGVDESYTLTVNAPVATLTAATAWGAMRGLETLSQITWGDPTRVAVGVRVWDAPLYGHRGVMLDTSRNYFPVKDVMRLVEAMGMNKVNVLHWHVTDSQSFPLVVHSEPGLAENGAYGPDMVYTPADVKAVVEFGMDRGVRVMPEIDSPGHTGSWALSYPEIVTCANMFWLPAEGEPLAAEPGTGHLNPLIPKTYQVLNNVIHDVTTLFPETFYHAGADEVIPGCWKADPTIQKYLSNGGTLNQILEVFINNTLPFILSLNRTVVYWEDVLLSDTVHVPSTILPKEHVILQTWNNGHDNTKQIVSSGYRAIVSSAAFYYLDCGHGDFTGNNSAYDNQTGIDTGNGGSWCGPFKTWQTMYNYDIAYGLSEDEAKLVLGGEVALWSEQADSTVLDSRIWPRASAMGEALWSGNRDEKGVKRYGEATDRLNEWRSRMVARGIGAEPIQPLWCVKNPGMCNTAQPI